The window CATATGCAATCTTATATATCCAAAATAAAACAACTAAATATTAATGGAATTGTACTCTCAGTGTGTGATCTAGAAAATCTAAGACAAGAATTAATGATTGAAATAAGTGACTGGCAACTGATTTATAAACTGATAACTTGGTTACGATCATCATCTACTAATGGACACATAACTTTCTCAGAAAGTTCACAACAAAGACTAGGTGGTATTTCTACAAATGAATTTGATGTAAGCGACCTGCTAACTGGATATAACATGACTTTTAAAAGTAAATATCAGCAACCACAACAACGATTATCTAATCACACACTACTTACATCGATGCCGTCTTTAAATTCTGAAAAAATGTCATGTACATCAGATCAGAAACCGAAAACATCTAATCCGTTTCTTGTTAGACAAACACCTTGGCTTGTTTCGCCAAAAATACCAATCACAAGCTTATCATCCAATGGTAAATCACTTGAACCATTTCAAGAATTCACTCTTGAACAACGTCCTAGTCCAGATACTTCTGACCAACAGAATTCCTGTAGTGCTATGGAAGAACCAGAATCGCTATGGAAAACTGACGGTTTAATAAATGTTTCTGCAACTACGGATAAAACACCCGTTCCACATCCAAACATGTTGGTTGGAAGCATTGAAAATTTGCATATAATCAGTAATCCCAACCTGTTTTCACACCAGGAAGGCTTGAGTAAACCAAAAGAAATAAGGAAAGCAAGTAAGCATCCGAACAATCATGAAATTAACATCAATAAACCAGAAGTTAAAGTTACATCAGGACATTCCTTTCATAGAAGCATGCAAAACTCATTGCATTCTAATCGGTTCGTCAATAAAAATGGTTATGCCAGTCGTTCATCCATTGATTTAAGAACAGTTTTTGGTCCTGAACAAAAAAATCCAccgaatataaatttatttagtaaTTACAGAATCATACATAATTCGAAGAGAAACCGCGTTAAAAAGGCTTTAATAGAACAACATCGAAGGCAACAACTACAACAACGGCATCTTTTAACGCATAAtcctaattttaattattttgtagATCCAGAATtttgttcatcatttgtgtgtccATTAACAAAACATAATGCGAATTTTTATAACcatgatttattcaataatataaatcatACGTTTGATTCAAACATACAAAATATTAATGCCTCTAAGTTGAGGCGCATCACTAAACAACCTCGTAGTAATTATGATTATCAAACTATCGAGAATAATACACCTGTATTAATCGCTAACGGTTATAACAATGGAAGTAGTATTAATAACAACGAGGATCACATCAATAACATAACACCAAGCAAAATCCATATTAAACATTTAGAAGAATCATTGAATAACGTTGAATCTGAAACAGATGATACAGTTCAATCTTCGGACAATAAAAGTTCTCAACTTAAGTTTCTTAATCAAAACAAAtcatttttaaatcatttaaaatattatcctTCTTATAAGATTCATCCAAAAGCAATTTTCTCTTCACCAGCTTTAACACCAGCTCAGTTAACTAGTCTACAAGCTTATACTGAATGGTCAACAAAAATGAATCCTTACTTTGCAAATGCAACAATGATGACTAACACAGGGTCTGTTATTCCAAATAATTCAACTAATGTTTGGCCTAGTTATCTGGACCAACATCAAGTAAATAAATTCCCTATATTTAAGTCATCTACACACAAAACATCCGATCACAAATCATTTAGACCAAGTCAAAAGAAAAGGCCAAGAAAAACAAATCCAGATGACAATGAATatattataaatacaaataaagaaTTTCAACCTACTAATTTAACAAAAGATaatgtatattcattaaaattatcatATGATTCAGATGCTGAATTGTGTACATGTGATTACTGGTATGAATTAGAAAAGGCAAAAGAAAAGTTTACAATTAGTGAACCATCTTTAAGAGCTGAATCAGATTTAGTAAGTATAGATGATTTTGTTATTGATAATGATTATCAGTCAAGTGCCACAGAATCATTAAATTCAACCCATATATTACAAACAGACAAGAGTAAACTTTCAAAATAACATTCAATTAAATGATTACagtaataaaaattttttttaaaaatctttgtattatgtaacttttaattttgaatatcatgatacaattttttttaaagaaaaatgttTTCATGTATAAAACAAATAAGCTGAGTTATACTATTGATTACAGTTACCATTATCACTATCTatgttgtttaattttattgtgGTTTCTACACTATTCACTTATACTGCTGAATTTGGTCTATAAGTAGTACAAATATCCAATTTATTCATAGTATTCAGTTTAACAATCTCATTTAAGAAAACAGTACATGTATGTATTAGAAATCATTACAAATGTATATCCCGAATAGGTTACAGATATATACAGATATATTACGAAACAGTAACTACATTTAGTGAAACTGAATCATTATTTGCCTAATAATCAGGATATTAACATATAAACGATAATAATTCTTAATACTTTCTTAGAGTACAGTATTGAATCATTAATATCTTCACAAAAATTAATTTGTTTCAATAAACCATTATTTTTTACAAAGAGTTCATATGTAATAATCTGTTATAAACAGTATAAAGATCTATCATATACTCACTCATTTAATCAAGTAATACATTTCTTTGTAATCGATTCAAATGGATAGCAGGAAAATAAAAACTTATATATGTTTATGCATTTTTTTTGAAAGTTTTGTTGTCAATTTACAAATCAATTGAATATTTCTGTCATTAAGTTATGaagtttatttttcattctttGTAACACATGTAATTTATCATGATAGCCATGTTTTTATCctggttttcttttttttcttttttgtgatTGTGATTAGTAAAACTGATATATTTCCTTCTGTTCATTTTTATTGCATTTACTTATGATTTTATGTCTACTTCGGaattttagttattattattcatataccATATACCATCAACAAAATATCCGCCATAATTCTTATCTAGACGGTTTATTTTCCTCGTACctgtgttttattttttataaatcaaTACGGTTTTCTTTTTGTACAAATGTAAGTAAATATATTGTGAacattataattataaataccATGTAAATTTGTTGTGAATAATTGCTTGTTTACTACATATTTTTACCACCAGACATACTTAGAGTATCATAGAAGATGTGGAAGATTTGTCTTTAAGGTTTCACATTAATTGTGAATCAAATTTCTAGTGAAATCTAGTCTCTGTTTGCAGGAAtagtattgaaaattctaatgATTTGCTTTATCATATAATCACTGAGGCATGAGTATACCATAAGTTTATTATACAGAATTAATGATTAAAATACAAGACTTTTCGTTACATCATTTACACCAACAGATTTGAAGAGGTTGTCATGGCGAATCATATGAGTATTACTTTAAGAATCTTAGACACTCACGTACCATGTTAAACattcataaatttaattttacaaAAACACACATAATCATAAGCACTTTCCACAACATAATACTCTAGTGCAAACAGAAactgaataaatgaatacattCATAGTGTAAGTCATAACGAAAAGCAAATGTGAATTGCTGTTAGTCAGGTGAACTTAATGGTAACATTGGTAGTAATTAGACAAATATTAATGGAATAATCATAAATTTAGCATGGGAATTAAAACAATGAAAGTAACAACAATACTGCAAGAACAAAAAGATGTCTGGAACAGCGCAAATACTTTGATGATTAAATTCTTAAAGGAGCTAACGAccataaaaataatcattagatTAAAAAAACCTCAAAATATTTGTAACGTGTTTAATCTATCCTTGTTTACAATATCTGCGAAAGTCGTTCACATTGTCCTGATCACCAGATTATCTAATATGTATCTTATTTTGTGGAGTTGCCTGGTTTAGGCTGATACTTTCTTTTAGAACTAGAAAGCAACTGATCTAAAGGCCTAGTGTTGTCTGCATCTCCTATCTGTCGattatattttcatataaaataagaTTTAACATTCTGTTGGATATAACAACCACTGGTACATTAATTTCCCCTCAAAACTATTTTTATCATCAAGGAAATAAATTATGTCAAACATATCCACCAATGAAACATTCAGGAATAAAGACGCTATTTTGTGACCTTGAAtttgactccaattagatcgtatgaatggtTGTTATTGTATGATTGCTATCGAGGTAAATGTCATCAATCCTCGTATAAAATAATCGACTCAAATCGCATTAATGagtaacagaattaaataagtcatatACGAGAAAGGATTTTTGGATGTATATCATTTTTACGCTCATTGAACTGGACAGACAATCTCAAGGACGAAGCGAAGAAAGCGAAGTGAAATGAGGCGCAGTGAGGACGTGTAAGCAAGCGTGAATCAATATTTTtaatcacacaaaaataagttacagatacgtgatgaataggataagatgtacacacatataaaaacagtcaaggctgaTAAGTATATgattaacaaggttaaaatgtgactcaagaagaatggataaattggcctgtccagaacctagaataagctatgtgggcttgacatagcaACCGGCAATACAGCTATGTCAATGAAAACTATATGCCATATCTTTTAATTGATGGGTTTAATGTCATTTCGTTCCTAATAGACTCATTAAAATAAGCCAGCTATGAAGACAGTTCGTGGTATGGGGAGTTATTCAAAAATGTTGTCAAAGTTAAATTCTTGGAAGACTTTGGTTGGGCATAAAAACTTGCATTTCAGTGTCTCAATGTTTTTAAAatgttcttttgttttattaatttactaGTAACCTAACAAGTATTCTGCTCAATTTACATTAGGATAACTTTATCATGAACACTTTGGTTTAAGGTATTTATTAATatctattttttttcatttttacagatagataaataaatagtccTTTATCTTTAAATTTTTTACATCAGAACCGATGTTAAATCATCGTAGGGGCcgttttgttatattttaataGATCATTATTAACTTTCTTACCGTTATTCGGTAATGTACTTTACTACTTTATGTTACAGATTTCATAGCtatttcagagtaaataaataacctaatTATATTAACATAAGCTTAAACAGTGTGTTTATTTAAGCTTAAGCTAAGTGACAAAACATACCTGCTTTTAAGGCAGACTGTGTGCTAAAATGATTAATGTGATTCAACGCATGGTCAAAAGTGTTTAGTGAAACTAG of the Schistosoma haematobium chromosome 4, whole genome shotgun sequence genome contains:
- a CDS encoding hypothetical protein (EggNog:ENOG410VZ8A), producing MKHNQLLHSSFNGYSSTNANLQPNIISSAEISTINVSSRKVSSSPNCVSSHVQRAMFNNFYGTNSNNQHNSKITPINNEKEQNNNEVTEVNEFISVNDIASMFLHNHELADWNGKVIKQLVLSTAFTYRLLKLYNMNIEIGLVVLWITLIHHWPYHTTWLIIYLEDLNASNSINSNKEQNLEVKINLMEAFLEVKKRVGESIEILEALATEDRDLERLNKFLYSKSSTQIPVNSLKQLIACSLIHNPFIRYSIQALLGMMNDRQSSGLHHSFVNPLDAVVEEKSDTTNHSFTLDKVRQTNSVPIYASVQLNSSRGQTNQISCKTTGSLSSAENLPSNAHWPCSSDTVTTGDNFFNKPCPLRLKKRYPSVPINQYTVNDVCELFSSIVDIHPSHMQSYISKIKQLNINGIVLSVCDLENLRQELMIEISDWQLIYKLITWLRSSSTNGHITFSESSQQRLGGISTNEFDVSDLLTGYNMTFKSKYQQPQQRLSNHTLLTSMPSLNSEKMSCTSDQKPKTSNPFLVRQTPWLVSPKIPITSLSSNGKSLEPFQEFTLEQRPSPDTSDQQNSCSAMEEPESLWKTDGLINVSATTDKTPVPHPNMLVGSIENLHIISNPNLFSHQEGLSKPKEIRKASKHPNNHEININKPEVKVTSGHSFHRSMQNSLHSNRFVNKNGYASRSSIDLRTVFGPEQKNPPNINLFSNYRIIHNSKRNRVKKALIEQHRRQQLQQRHLLTHNPNFNYFVDPEFCSSFVCPLTKHNANFYNHDLFNNINHTFDSNIQNINASKLRRITKQPRSNYDYQTIENNTPVLIANGYNNGSSINNNEDHINNITPSKIHIKHLEESLNNVESETDDTVQSSDNKSSQLKFLNQNKSFLNHLKYYPSYKIHPKAIFSSPALTPAQLTSLQAYTEWSTKMNPYFANATMMTNTGSVIPNNSTNVWPSYLDQHQVNKFPIFKSSTHKTSDHKSFRPSQKKRPRKTNPDDNEYIINTNKEFQPTNLTKDNVYSLKLSYDSDAELCTCDYWYELEKAKEKFTISEPSLRAESDLVSIDDFVIDNDYQSSATESLNSTHILQTDKSKLSK
- a CDS encoding hypothetical protein (EggNog:ENOG410VZ8A), giving the protein MGEADVITTVKVDADLFIGDLVCSTILSPYNTTFCNSFTQEPKLIAQIVGNNFHLVHASLYLPIYLEPPIFTDFPEIIKSNNEQMKHNQLLHSSFNGYSSTNANLQPNIISSAEISTINVSSRKVSSSPNCVSSHVQRAMFNNFYGTNSNNQHNSKITPINNEKEQNNNEVTEVNEFISVNDIASMFLHNHELADWNGKVIKQLVLSTAFTYRLLKLYNMNIEIGLVVLWITLIHHWPYHTTWLIIYLEDLNASNSINSNKEQNLEVKINLMEAFLEVKKRVGESIEILEALATEDRDLERLNKFLYSKSSTQIPVNSLKQLIACSLIHNPFIRYSIQALLGMMNDRQSSGLHHSFVNPLDAVVEEKSDTTNHSFTLDKVRQTNSVPIYASVQLNSSRGQTNQISCKTTGSLSSAENLPSNAHWPCSSDTVTTGDNFFNKPCPLRLKKRYPSVPINQYTVNDVCELFSSIVDIHPSHMQSYISKIKQLNINGIVLSVCDLENLRQELMIEISDWQLIYKLITWLRSSSTNGHITFSESSQQRLGGISTNEFDVSDLLTGYNMTFKSKYQQPQQRLSNHTLLTSMPSLNSEKMSCTSDQKPKTSNPFLVRQTPWLVSPKIPITSLSSNGKSLEPFQEFTLEQRPSPDTSDQQNSCSAMEEPESLWKTDGLINVSATTDKTPVPHPNMLVGSIENLHIISNPNLFSHQEGLSKPKEIRKASKHPNNHEININKPEVKVTSGHSFHRSMQNSLHSNRFVNKNGYASRSSIDLRTVFGPEQKNPPNINLFSNYRIIHNSKRNRVKKALIEQHRRQQLQQRHLLTHNPNFNYFVDPEFCSSFVCPLTKHNANFYNHDLFNNINHTFDSNIQNINASKLRRITKQPRSNYDYQTIENNTPVLIANGYNNGSSINNNEDHINNITPSKIHIKHLEESLNNVESETDDTVQSSDNKSSQLKFLNQNKSFLNHLKYYPSYKIHPKAIFSSPALTPAQLTSLQAYTEWSTKMNPYFANATMMTNTGSVIPNNSTNVWPSYLDQHQVNKFPIFKSSTHKTSDHKSFRPSQKKRPRKTNPDDNEYIINTNKEFQPTNLTKDNVYSLKLSYDSDAELCTCDYWYELEKAKEKFTISEPSLRAESDLVSIDDFVIDNDYQSSATESLNSTHILQTDKSKLSK